The genomic window TGATCGTTCCTGAATGAGTGCATGCGCCGGGGCGGGCAGGCGCGAACCGCCGGGCTCAGCCGAGCAGCGACTCCGCCTGGGCGATCGCGTCCCTGACCCGGCCGTCGTCGCCGGTGGCCTTGCCGATCACCCGCACGCCCTGCAGCAGGACCAGCAGCAGCCTTGCCAGGGCTCGCGGATCCTTGCCCGCCCCCAGCTCGCCCTGGGCCCTGGCCCGGGTCAGCGCCGAGGCCAGCAGGGTCTCCAGCTGGTCCCAGCTGGCCAGCACCCGGCGCGCCGACTCGCTGTCGTGGGAGGCGAGTTCGGCCGCCGTGTTGACGACGAAGCAGCCGCGTTCGCGCTGCTCGCCGACCGCCTCCAGGGCGAAGCGCCGCAGCAGCGCGCGCACCGCCGGCAGTGCCGGGCCCGGCTGCGAGAGCTCGGCCAGCAGGCGTGGGCCGACCAGCTCCTCGTACCGGTCGAGCGCCGCGAGGTAGAGGTCGTGCTTGCTGCCGAAGGTGGCGTACAGGCTCGCCCGGCCGACCCCGAGGCGCTCCACCAGGTCGGCCATCGAGGTGGCCTCGTAGCCGCGCTCCCAGAACAGCTCCAGGGCGGACTGCAGCGCGGCGGCGGGATCGAACTCCTTGGTCCTGGCCATGTCGGGAGCGTAGATCAATCAAGAACGTACGGTCAAGAAAGGGTGGTAGGGGCGGCGTCACGCGGTCCTGGGGTTGCCTGGTCCGGAGCTGCCCGGCCCGGGGGCGGCGGCGCTGCGGCGCCGCGGCGCCGCGGCTCAGAGCTTCCCTTGAGGCTTCCCGGGCCCCGGCGGTGCGACTCTGGGGGCAAGAGGCCTTTGCTAC from Kitasatospora sp. NBC_01250 includes these protein-coding regions:
- a CDS encoding TetR/AcrR family transcriptional regulator, with translation MARTKEFDPAAALQSALELFWERGYEATSMADLVERLGVGRASLYATFGSKHDLYLAALDRYEELVGPRLLAELSQPGPALPAVRALLRRFALEAVGEQRERGCFVVNTAAELASHDSESARRVLASWDQLETLLASALTRARAQGELGAGKDPRALARLLLVLLQGVRVIGKATGDDGRVRDAIAQAESLLG